A single region of the Vulgatibacter sp. genome encodes:
- the hutI gene encoding imidazolonepropionase, whose product MISADLILRGAGQVITCTGTSGGDAALAPIPDGAVAVREGSIVWVGPEADLDRSVELLPGGEVIDAAGGLVAPGYVDAHTHVVFAGDRAREFSLRCAGASYQELLAAGGGILATVRATRAASEEELVQGAAQRLARLLSEGVTTCEVKSGYGLTVADELKMLRAVRALGRVQPIGLVGTALPLHALPPDAGDRSAWIERMLSELLPVVVEEGLARFVDVFVEKGAFTPDEARQVAKAAKAHGLGVRLHVDQLTAGGGAELAAELGAATADHLEEITPAGIEAMAAAGVTATLLPVSTLYLKCPRYAPGRALADAGVRLALGSNCNPGSAMSESYSLALSLACLGNGLSAAEAFYAATAGGAAALGLEDRGQIAPGRRADLVVHGASSVEHLAWHMAASHARVVVIGGRVVHRADHLPARCG is encoded by the coding sequence GTGATTTCCGCCGATCTCATCCTCCGTGGCGCCGGGCAGGTGATCACCTGCACCGGCACGTCCGGCGGCGACGCCGCCCTCGCCCCGATCCCCGATGGCGCCGTCGCCGTGCGGGAGGGCTCGATCGTCTGGGTCGGCCCCGAAGCCGATCTCGATCGATCGGTCGAGCTGCTGCCTGGTGGCGAGGTGATCGACGCTGCCGGGGGCCTCGTGGCGCCGGGCTACGTCGACGCCCACACCCACGTGGTCTTCGCCGGCGACAGGGCCCGCGAATTCTCGCTGCGCTGCGCAGGGGCCAGCTACCAGGAGCTGCTCGCTGCCGGCGGCGGGATCCTCGCCACGGTGCGGGCCACCCGCGCCGCCAGCGAGGAGGAGCTGGTCCAGGGCGCCGCGCAGCGTCTCGCGAGGCTGCTTTCCGAGGGTGTCACCACCTGCGAGGTGAAGAGCGGCTACGGCCTCACGGTTGCCGACGAGCTGAAGATGCTGCGGGCCGTCCGTGCCCTGGGACGCGTGCAGCCGATCGGCCTCGTCGGCACCGCCCTTCCCCTCCACGCGCTGCCGCCGGATGCAGGCGATCGCTCCGCGTGGATCGAGCGGATGCTCTCCGAGCTCCTCCCCGTCGTGGTGGAGGAGGGTCTCGCCCGCTTCGTCGACGTCTTCGTGGAGAAGGGCGCCTTCACCCCCGACGAAGCGCGGCAGGTGGCGAAGGCCGCGAAGGCCCACGGCCTCGGCGTGCGGCTCCACGTCGATCAGCTCACCGCCGGTGGCGGCGCGGAGCTGGCGGCGGAGCTCGGCGCCGCCACCGCCGACCACCTCGAGGAGATCACGCCGGCGGGGATCGAGGCGATGGCCGCCGCAGGTGTGACGGCGACGCTCCTGCCGGTCTCCACCCTCTACCTCAAATGCCCGCGCTACGCGCCGGGGCGCGCCCTGGCCGACGCCGGCGTGCGCCTCGCGCTGGGGAGCAATTGCAACCCGGGCAGCGCGATGAGCGAGAGCTACTCGCTCGCGCTCTCCCTCGCCTGCCTCGGCAACGGGCTCTCCGCCGCGGAGGCGTTCTACGCCGCCACCGCCGGCGGCGCCGCTGCGCTCGGGCTCGAGGATCGGGGGCAGATCGCGCCGGGACGCCGCGCGGATCTCGTGGTCCACGGCGCGAGCTCGGTGGAGCACCTCGCCTGGCACATGGCCGCCTCGCATGCGCGGGTGGTGGTGATCGGCGGCAGGGTCGTGCACCGCGCCGACCACCTGCCGGCGCGCTGCGGCTGA
- a CDS encoding LysR substrate-binding domain-containing protein, with protein sequence MRFAPLPVTLRQLQYVVAVAEEASFRGAAARCAVSQPSLSAQIAEAEGALGVRLFERDRRGVLLTAAGQELVARARRILIETGDLAEAARRFVDPLAGTLRIGVIPTLAPYLLPLAAPALRRAFPRLTVIWIEEKTPTLVEGLAKGSLDGALLALEADLGDLDYEAVGADPFVLATAPGHPLAKGRGRLRTESLAGERILLLDDGHCLREQALAICSRATVDESDVRATSLATLVQMVGAGLGVTLLPAIAVEAEAKHGGLCVRPFAPPVPHRTLAMAWRRRSPLGAALRSLAGEIRGVLPAGPRRPPAG encoded by the coding sequence ATGCGTTTCGCTCCCCTGCCGGTCACCCTTCGCCAGCTCCAATACGTGGTCGCCGTTGCGGAGGAGGCCTCGTTCCGCGGCGCTGCAGCGCGCTGCGCCGTCTCCCAGCCCTCCTTGAGCGCGCAGATCGCGGAGGCGGAAGGGGCGCTCGGCGTGCGCCTCTTCGAACGCGACCGCCGCGGGGTCCTCCTCACCGCTGCCGGGCAGGAGCTCGTGGCCCGGGCCCGCCGGATCCTGATCGAGACCGGGGATCTCGCCGAAGCCGCCCGGCGCTTCGTCGATCCACTGGCGGGCACCCTGCGGATCGGCGTCATCCCCACCCTCGCGCCCTACCTGCTGCCGCTGGCGGCGCCGGCGCTGCGCAGGGCCTTCCCCCGGCTCACCGTGATCTGGATCGAGGAGAAGACCCCGACGCTGGTGGAGGGCCTGGCGAAGGGCTCCCTCGACGGCGCCCTGCTCGCGCTGGAGGCCGATCTCGGCGACCTCGACTACGAGGCGGTGGGCGCCGACCCCTTCGTGCTCGCCACCGCCCCGGGCCATCCCCTGGCGAAGGGGCGCGGCAGGCTCCGCACCGAGTCGCTCGCAGGCGAGCGGATCCTCCTCCTCGACGACGGGCACTGCCTGCGGGAGCAGGCCCTTGCCATCTGCTCCCGGGCGACCGTGGACGAGTCGGACGTCCGCGCCACCAGCCTCGCCACCCTCGTGCAGATGGTCGGCGCCGGCCTCGGCGTCACGCTCCTGCCGGCGATCGCGGTGGAGGCCGAGGCGAAACACGGGGGGCTCTGCGTGCGCCCCTTCGCGCCCCCGGTCCCGCACCGGACCCTGGCGATGGCCTGGCGCAGGCGCTCCCCCCTCGGCGCCGCGCTCCGCTCCCTCGCCGGCGAGATCCGCGGCGTCCTTCCCGCGGGCCCGCGGCGTCCGCCCGCCGGATGA
- a CDS encoding class II glutamine amidotransferase produces the protein MCRLFGFRSQGPSAVHRSLVRENNALQVQSREHPDGWGIGWWGDDGAAPQLVRGAGAAYAEEAFTRHAEMVSSHAVLAHIRKASVGPVTLDNAHPFRWGPWLFAHNGTVTDFARHQARIEQEIDAAFAHVVIGDTDSARCFGIFLSRLARLTPDPTSDVPLATAARALAETVRTVSAITDPDAAVPSATTFLVGNGSLMLAIRRGRTLWYSTHKTRCPERGTCARFGPTCEAPPAAPGTEVNHMLIASERVSLEDAWIEVPVDGIVGVDAQMRLHRFQLGNWRKRSDSSAA, from the coding sequence ATGTGCCGCTTATTCGGATTTCGATCGCAAGGCCCTTCCGCCGTCCATCGCTCCCTGGTGCGCGAGAACAACGCGCTGCAGGTCCAGAGCCGTGAACACCCCGACGGCTGGGGGATCGGCTGGTGGGGCGACGACGGAGCCGCCCCGCAGCTGGTCCGCGGCGCCGGCGCCGCCTACGCCGAGGAGGCCTTCACCCGCCACGCGGAGATGGTGAGCTCCCACGCGGTGCTCGCCCACATCCGCAAGGCGAGCGTCGGCCCCGTCACCCTCGACAACGCCCATCCCTTCCGCTGGGGCCCGTGGCTCTTCGCCCACAACGGGACGGTGACCGACTTCGCCCGCCACCAGGCGCGGATCGAGCAGGAGATCGACGCCGCCTTCGCCCACGTGGTGATCGGCGACACGGACAGCGCGCGCTGCTTCGGCATCTTCCTCAGCAGGCTGGCGCGGCTCACCCCCGATCCGACGAGCGACGTGCCCCTCGCCACCGCGGCCCGCGCCCTGGCGGAGACGGTGCGAACGGTGAGCGCCATCACCGACCCCGACGCGGCGGTGCCCTCGGCCACCACCTTCCTCGTGGGCAACGGCAGCTTGATGCTCGCGATCCGGCGGGGCCGCACCCTCTGGTATTCCACGCACAAGACCCGCTGCCCCGAGCGCGGCACCTGCGCGCGCTTCGGCCCCACCTGCGAGGCGCCGCCTGCTGCGCCCGGCACCGAGGTCAACCACATGCTGATCGCCTCGGAGCGGGTCTCCCTCGAGGACGCCTGGATCGAGGTGCCGGTGGACGGCATCGTGGGCGTGGACGCACAGATGCGCCTCCATCGCTTCCAACTCGGCAATTGGCGGAAGCGCAGCGACTCGTCTGCCGCCTAA
- the tsaE gene encoding tRNA (adenosine(37)-N6)-threonylcarbamoyltransferase complex ATPase subunit type 1 TsaE, with product MGHVETVKASLRFSSPQQTRAFGAKLASLLRPGDFVGLQGDLGAGKTLLVRSIAEGAGVPSEQIASPTFAIVHPYTGGRIPLHHADLYRIADYDELYATGFLDLVGAGSAMLVEWIDNVPDAAPREWLRIDLRHAGLRTREMDLTGYGARGAALVAALTAA from the coding sequence GTGGGCCACGTGGAAACGGTGAAGGCGAGCTTGCGCTTCTCCAGCCCGCAGCAGACGCGGGCCTTCGGCGCGAAGCTCGCGTCCCTGCTCCGGCCCGGCGATTTCGTCGGGCTCCAGGGCGACCTCGGCGCAGGCAAGACGCTGCTGGTGCGGTCGATCGCCGAGGGGGCGGGCGTGCCGAGCGAGCAGATCGCTTCGCCGACCTTCGCCATCGTCCATCCCTACACGGGCGGGCGGATCCCGCTCCACCACGCCGATCTCTACCGGATCGCCGACTACGACGAGCTCTACGCCACCGGCTTCCTCGATCTGGTCGGCGCGGGATCGGCGATGCTGGTCGAGTGGATCGACAACGTGCCCGACGCCGCGCCGCGCGAATGGCTGCGGATCGATCTGCGCCACGCGGGGCTGCGCACCCGCGAGATGGATCTCACCGGCTACGGGGCGCGGGGCGCAGCGCTGGTGGCGGCGCTCACCGCGGCTTAG
- a CDS encoding NAD(P)H-hydrate dehydratase → MRVLDAAEAREVDAAAIETFGIPGLLLMEHAARAVADAVREWLAPRGRVVVVAGAGNNAGDGYAAARLLQVAAASVRIVSLVEQERLRGDAATNAGIWERLGGTTEDFSEQALDDVGPGDVVVDAIFGTGLRREPEGDFAAAIDAVNHARSRGARVVAVDLPSGLSADTGVPPGAVVQADCTVTFGTLKRGHVLQPGADLSGEVRVADISIPPDALLGIGPPVRLLDKAFVQGLVPRRSADSHKGNYGHCLVIAGSSGKSGAAALAVRGALVGGAGLVSVASRPEVIPQVLGHAMEAMGIALPGDGPLGLTDVDALLEAAQGKAAILAGPGIPRGEETGALVARLLAEAACPVVLDADALNAVAKATDCFLDANTEVVITPHPGEMARLAGIPTAAVQADRIGVAQRFARGHRCTVVLKGARTVIADPDGAVAICPTGNAGMATGGSGDVLGGLVAALLAQGLAAFAAARAGVYVHGLAGDRRAAARGEMGLVAGDILDGIAEVWATWKR, encoded by the coding sequence ATGCGCGTGCTGGACGCAGCAGAGGCCCGCGAGGTCGACGCGGCGGCGATCGAGACGTTCGGCATCCCGGGCTTGCTCTTGATGGAGCACGCGGCCCGCGCCGTTGCCGACGCGGTGCGCGAGTGGCTCGCGCCGCGCGGCAGGGTGGTGGTGGTGGCAGGCGCCGGCAACAACGCCGGCGACGGCTACGCCGCGGCGCGGCTTCTCCAGGTGGCGGCGGCGTCCGTGCGGATCGTCTCGCTCGTGGAGCAGGAGCGACTGCGGGGCGACGCAGCCACCAACGCCGGGATCTGGGAGCGGCTCGGCGGCACGACGGAGGATTTCTCCGAGCAGGCGCTCGACGACGTCGGCCCTGGCGACGTGGTCGTCGACGCGATCTTCGGCACGGGCCTGCGCCGCGAGCCGGAAGGGGATTTCGCCGCGGCGATCGACGCGGTGAACCACGCCCGCAGCCGCGGCGCCCGGGTGGTGGCGGTGGATCTGCCCAGCGGCCTCTCCGCCGACACCGGCGTGCCGCCCGGCGCCGTGGTGCAGGCGGACTGCACCGTGACCTTCGGGACGCTGAAGCGCGGCCACGTCCTCCAGCCCGGCGCCGATCTCTCCGGCGAGGTGCGGGTCGCCGACATCTCCATCCCGCCGGATGCGCTGCTGGGGATCGGGCCGCCGGTTCGGCTCCTCGACAAGGCCTTCGTGCAGGGGCTCGTGCCTCGGCGCAGCGCCGATTCGCACAAGGGCAACTACGGCCACTGCCTGGTGATCGCGGGATCGTCCGGCAAGAGCGGCGCCGCCGCTCTCGCCGTGCGGGGGGCACTCGTCGGCGGCGCCGGGCTGGTCAGCGTCGCCTCGCGCCCCGAGGTGATCCCGCAGGTCCTCGGCCACGCGATGGAGGCGATGGGGATCGCGCTCCCGGGCGACGGCCCGCTCGGCCTCACCGACGTCGACGCGCTCCTCGAGGCGGCGCAGGGCAAGGCCGCGATCCTCGCGGGCCCGGGGATTCCCCGTGGCGAGGAGACCGGCGCCCTGGTGGCGCGGCTCCTCGCCGAGGCCGCCTGCCCGGTGGTCCTCGACGCCGACGCGCTCAACGCGGTGGCCAAAGCGACCGACTGCTTCCTCGATGCGAACACCGAGGTGGTGATCACCCCGCATCCCGGCGAGATGGCGCGCCTCGCCGGGATCCCGACGGCGGCGGTGCAGGCCGATCGGATCGGCGTGGCGCAGCGTTTCGCCAGGGGGCACCGCTGCACCGTGGTGCTCAAGGGCGCGCGCACGGTGATCGCCGATCCGGACGGCGCGGTGGCGATCTGCCCCACGGGCAACGCGGGGATGGCGACCGGCGGCAGCGGTGACGTGCTCGGGGGACTGGTGGCGGCGCTGCTCGCGCAGGGGCTCGCAGCCTTCGCTGCGGCGCGGGCCGGTGTCTACGTGCACGGCCTCGCTGGCGACAGGCGCGCAGCGGCGCGGGGCGAGATGGGCCTCGTCGCCGGCGACATCCTCGACGGCATCGCAGAGGTGTGGGCCACGTGGAAACGGTGA
- a CDS encoding pyridoxine 5'-phosphate synthase, whose amino-acid sequence MALAPCRLGVNVDHVATIRQARRATYPDPVAAATFSELGGADQITVHLREDRRHIQDRDVRVLKETCRTLLNLEMGATEEMVGIALELKPDLVTLVPEKREELTTEGGLDVAGARAHLAKAVERLRAAGIEVSMFIDPDRAQVDATNAVGADRVEFHTGRYCDLPHPERAEAFARLQQACTHAKTAGLVVAAGHGLNYENVIPVAAIPEMEELNIGHAIVARAVLVGMERAVRDMVELIRFARR is encoded by the coding sequence ATGGCTTTGGCACCTTGCCGGCTCGGCGTGAACGTCGACCACGTGGCGACGATCCGCCAGGCGCGGCGCGCGACCTACCCCGATCCCGTCGCTGCCGCGACCTTCTCCGAGCTCGGCGGCGCCGACCAGATCACCGTGCACCTGCGCGAGGATCGGCGGCACATCCAGGATCGCGACGTGCGGGTGCTCAAGGAGACCTGCCGCACCCTCCTCAACCTCGAGATGGGCGCCACCGAGGAGATGGTGGGGATCGCGCTGGAGTTGAAGCCCGATCTCGTCACCCTCGTTCCGGAGAAGCGCGAGGAGCTCACGACCGAGGGCGGTCTCGACGTGGCCGGCGCCCGCGCCCACCTCGCGAAGGCGGTGGAGCGGCTCCGCGCTGCTGGGATCGAGGTCTCGATGTTCATCGATCCCGATCGCGCGCAGGTCGACGCCACGAACGCGGTCGGCGCCGACCGCGTCGAGTTCCACACCGGCCGCTACTGCGACCTGCCCCACCCCGAGCGGGCCGAGGCATTCGCCCGGCTGCAGCAGGCCTGCACCCACGCGAAGACCGCGGGGCTCGTGGTCGCAGCGGGACACGGTCTCAACTACGAGAACGTCATCCCCGTCGCTGCGATCCCCGAGATGGAGGAGCTGAACATCGGGCACGCCATCGTGGCGCGGGCGGTGCTCGTCGGCATGGAGCGCGCGGTGCGCGACATGGTCGAGCTGATCCGCTTCGCGCGCAGGTGA
- a CDS encoding alpha/beta fold hydrolase, giving the protein MPEHEGRIVREDGFTAVGGIRIHYEAWGAGDPVVLVHGLGASAAAWRRVAPQLAEAGYRVLALDLKGCGLSARPPGDYSRKALAALVCGFMDNLGVRRARAVVGHSMGGAIALEIAATRPERTDLVAVIDGQGIASQPWLLQAAAPMTPLVGTLASSVTALSPVAPRRFFARIYLKRIFCDPAAVTEELVETYAASADAGYQRAMFAMLQHIGNTDDLARAIRTLQAPALLVWGKQDPVCPVALGQELYGALPDAELHTLDFCGHCPPEERPAETASLLVDFFARRGPRPARREEGRGGDLNRQLASLHLSASELAEATREAEQRLEKASRAARPRKSRKRGPGGENLH; this is encoded by the coding sequence ATGCCCGAGCATGAAGGTCGAATCGTGCGGGAGGACGGCTTCACCGCCGTGGGGGGCATCCGCATCCACTACGAGGCGTGGGGTGCGGGAGATCCCGTGGTGCTCGTCCATGGACTGGGCGCCTCGGCCGCTGCCTGGCGCCGGGTGGCGCCCCAGCTCGCCGAGGCGGGCTACCGCGTCCTCGCGCTGGACCTGAAGGGCTGTGGCCTCTCCGCCAGGCCCCCCGGGGACTATTCGCGCAAGGCGCTCGCGGCGCTGGTCTGCGGCTTCATGGACAACCTCGGCGTGCGCCGCGCCCGCGCGGTGGTGGGCCACTCGATGGGCGGCGCCATCGCCCTCGAGATCGCCGCCACCCGCCCCGAGCGCACCGACCTCGTGGCGGTGATCGACGGGCAGGGGATCGCGAGCCAGCCCTGGCTCCTCCAGGCCGCCGCGCCGATGACGCCGCTGGTGGGAACCCTCGCCTCCAGCGTCACCGCCCTGAGTCCGGTGGCGCCGCGGCGCTTCTTCGCCCGCATCTACCTCAAGCGGATCTTCTGCGATCCCGCCGCGGTGACCGAGGAGCTGGTGGAGACCTACGCCGCCTCCGCCGACGCCGGCTACCAGCGCGCGATGTTCGCGATGCTCCAGCACATCGGCAATACCGACGACCTCGCCCGGGCGATCCGCACCTTGCAGGCGCCGGCGCTCCTCGTCTGGGGCAAGCAGGATCCGGTCTGCCCGGTGGCCCTCGGCCAGGAGCTCTACGGGGCGCTCCCCGACGCCGAGCTCCACACCCTCGACTTCTGCGGCCACTGCCCGCCGGAGGAGAGGCCCGCCGAGACTGCGAGCCTCCTCGTCGACTTCTTCGCCCGCCGCGGACCGCGGCCCGCACGTCGCGAGGAGGGCCGGGGCGGGGACCTGAACCGGCAGCTCGCCTCGCTCCATCTCTCTGCCTCCGAGCTGGCGGAGGCGACCCGTGAGGCGGAGCAGCGCCTCGAGAAGGCGAGCCGCGCAGCCCGGCCGCGCAAGAGCAGGAAGCGCGGGCCCGGCGGCGAGAACCTCCACTGA
- a CDS encoding DUF488 family protein — protein MRLFSIGHSTRTLPLFFELLRAHGIRGVIDVRAIPASGRQPWFNRQPFAAAMRAEGFAYEWMGDSLGGGRAEADLPEVAGLKEPAMRGYAAWMATPAFAAGIERLIELGGRLPTAFMCAEAAPAGCHRLLLCDALVLRGVEVVHAIDPRTALPHQRHPNLLPRGLVPTYPPLQASLF, from the coding sequence ATGCGCCTCTTCAGCATCGGTCACTCGACGCGCACCCTGCCCCTCTTTTTCGAGCTCCTCCGGGCCCACGGCATCCGCGGGGTCATCGACGTCCGGGCGATCCCCGCCAGCGGCAGGCAGCCCTGGTTCAACCGGCAGCCCTTCGCGGCGGCGATGCGGGCGGAGGGCTTCGCCTACGAGTGGATGGGCGACAGCCTCGGCGGCGGGCGGGCGGAGGCCGACCTGCCGGAGGTCGCGGGGCTCAAGGAGCCGGCGATGCGGGGCTACGCCGCGTGGATGGCGACCCCCGCCTTCGCCGCCGGGATCGAGCGGCTGATCGAGCTGGGGGGCAGGCTGCCGACCGCCTTCATGTGTGCCGAGGCGGCGCCTGCAGGCTGCCACCGGCTGCTGCTCTGCGACGCGCTCGTGCTCCGGGGGGTGGAGGTGGTCCACGCGATCGATCCCCGGACCGCCCTGCCCCACCAGCGCCACCCCAACCTGCTGCCCCGGGGCCTGGTGCCGACCTACCCGCCGCTGCAGGCGAGCCTCTTCTGA
- the glmM gene encoding phosphoglucosamine mutase produces MAKESGSIRRKLFGTDGVRGVANVYPMTAEIALQLGRALAYSIRNGKHRHRVVIGKDTRLSGYMLEGALMSGLCSMGVDALLVGPMPTPGISYLVQSMRADAGAVISASHNPYQDNGIKFFGRDGFKLPDETEAQLESLIFDQAIDHLRPTATKVGKAFRIDDAGGRYVVYLKSIFPKELTLEGVTVVLDCANGAAYKVAPMVFEELGAKVIRLGVSPDGKNINQGAGALHPERMCKAVVKHGAQLGLALDGDADRLIVCDEKGNVVDGDAIMAICGRHLLAKRQLAKKTVVATVMSNMGLDLAMSEVGGKVVRTAVGDRYVVERMRKQGLNFGGEQSGHLIFLDHATTGDGMVAGLSLLAVMLQAGKPMSELASCFSPVPQTLLNVKVKERRELDELPTVLKTIKGVELKLGTDGRVLVRFSGTEAKARVLVEGPDARRNQSYAQEIGEALTRALE; encoded by the coding sequence ATGGCGAAAGAGAGCGGGAGCATCAGGCGCAAGCTCTTCGGGACCGATGGCGTCCGCGGCGTTGCGAACGTCTACCCGATGACGGCGGAGATCGCGCTGCAGCTCGGGCGCGCGCTGGCCTATTCGATCCGGAACGGCAAGCACCGCCACCGGGTGGTGATCGGCAAGGACACGCGGCTCTCGGGCTACATGCTCGAAGGCGCGCTGATGAGCGGTCTCTGCTCGATGGGCGTGGATGCGCTGTTGGTGGGGCCGATGCCGACGCCCGGCATCTCCTACCTCGTCCAGTCGATGCGCGCGGACGCCGGCGCGGTGATCAGCGCCTCCCACAATCCCTACCAGGACAACGGGATCAAATTCTTCGGTCGCGACGGCTTCAAGCTGCCCGACGAGACCGAGGCGCAGCTCGAGTCGCTGATCTTCGATCAGGCGATCGATCACCTGCGCCCCACCGCCACCAAGGTGGGCAAGGCCTTCCGCATCGACGACGCCGGTGGCCGCTACGTGGTCTACCTCAAGTCGATCTTCCCCAAGGAGCTCACGCTCGAGGGGGTAACCGTCGTGCTCGATTGCGCCAACGGCGCCGCCTATAAGGTGGCGCCGATGGTCTTCGAGGAGCTCGGCGCCAAGGTCATCCGCCTCGGCGTGAGCCCCGACGGCAAGAACATCAACCAGGGCGCCGGCGCGCTCCACCCCGAGCGCATGTGCAAGGCGGTGGTGAAGCACGGCGCGCAGCTGGGCCTCGCCCTCGACGGCGACGCCGACCGCCTGATCGTCTGCGACGAGAAGGGCAACGTCGTCGACGGCGACGCGATCATGGCGATCTGCGGCCGCCACCTGCTGGCGAAGCGGCAGCTCGCGAAGAAGACCGTGGTCGCCACGGTGATGAGCAACATGGGCCTCGACCTCGCGATGAGCGAGGTGGGCGGCAAGGTGGTCCGCACCGCGGTGGGCGATCGCTACGTGGTAGAGCGCATGCGCAAGCAGGGGCTCAACTTCGGCGGCGAGCAGTCCGGCCACCTGATCTTCCTCGATCACGCCACCACCGGCGACGGCATGGTGGCGGGCCTCTCGCTGCTGGCGGTGATGCTCCAGGCCGGCAAGCCGATGAGCGAGCTCGCCTCCTGCTTCAGCCCGGTGCCGCAGACGCTGCTCAACGTGAAGGTGAAGGAGCGGCGCGAGCTCGACGAGCTGCCCACCGTGCTCAAGACGATCAAGGGCGTGGAGCTGAAGCTCGGCACCGACGGTCGCGTGCTGGTGCGCTTCTCCGGCACGGAGGCCAAGGCCCGGGTGCTGGTCGAGGGGCCGGACGCCAGGCGGAACCAGAGCTACGCGCAGGAGATCGGCGAGGCGCTCACCAGGGCGCTGGAATAG
- a CDS encoding DUF6265 family protein: MRSSRLLPLLLAAACTAEGAPAAAEKTASRPQPLAAPGSAALENLRFLTGTWRGERDGMFIEEVWTAPVGNSQLGVARVLEGPEPRDLEAAILHQSEDRLVLHLRHFGAVADRLEERGAKTAWRLVRHGPAEAIFEPMGEEKVRRITYRRDGEALTVTLDRAQAEPLVFRYQRVPSP, from the coding sequence ATGCGCTCGTCCCGCCTCCTGCCCCTCCTGCTCGCTGCCGCCTGCACCGCCGAAGGCGCCCCCGCCGCTGCGGAGAAGACCGCGTCCCGCCCCCAGCCTCTGGCGGCACCCGGATCCGCCGCCCTCGAAAACCTCCGCTTTCTCACCGGGACCTGGCGAGGCGAGCGGGACGGGATGTTCATCGAGGAGGTCTGGACCGCTCCGGTGGGCAACAGCCAGCTCGGCGTCGCCCGGGTGCTGGAGGGGCCCGAGCCCCGGGACCTCGAGGCGGCGATCCTCCACCAGAGCGAGGACAGGCTGGTGCTTCACCTCCGCCACTTCGGCGCGGTGGCGGACCGGCTGGAGGAGCGGGGGGCGAAGACGGCCTGGCGCCTCGTGCGCCACGGACCGGCGGAGGCGATCTTCGAGCCGATGGGCGAGGAGAAGGTGCGGCGGATCACCTACCGCCGCGACGGGGAGGCGCTCACCGTCACCCTCGATCGCGCGCAGGCCGAACCGCTCGTCTTCCGCTACCAGCGCGTCCCTTCGCCCTGA